In Conger conger chromosome 12, fConCon1.1, whole genome shotgun sequence, one DNA window encodes the following:
- the LOC133142213 gene encoding glutathione S-transferase theta-3-like, which produces MTLEIYLDLFSPTCRPVFIFAKKNNIPFEFKNISLGEGGQHAEEFGKINIMRQVPAIRDGDFTLAESVAILLYMAEKFRTPDHWYPADLQTRARVNEYLSWHHTQLRMHTSKVFWFKLMIPKALGKEVPKEKMDSALEDLEGSLKMLEEKFLHDRPFIAGEHISLADLVAIVDIMQPVGAGVDVFAKRPKLVAWRDRVQVAVGKELFDEAHQDILSVVKVVESLDSSKLQGFKPRIMKLLL; this is translated from the exons ATGACACTTGAAATTTACCTCGATCTATTTTCACCAACCTGTCGTCCGGTGTTCATCTTTGCGAAGAAAAACAACATCCCATTCGAATTCAAAAACATCTCGCTTGGTGAAG GGGGGCAACATGCTGAGGAGTTTGGGAAGATTAACATTATGCGCCAAGTGCCGGCCATCCGCGATGGGGACTTCACTCTGGCCGAGAG tgtggcCATCCTCCTCTACATGGCAGAAAAGTTCCGCACCCCGGATCACTGGTACCCCGCTGATCTGCAGACCCGTGCCCGGGTTAACGAGTATCTGTCTTGGCACCACACACAACTGCGAATGCACACCTCGAAGGTCTTCTGGTTCAAG CTTATGATCCCGAAGGCCCTGGGGAAGGAGGTGCCCAAGGAGAAGATGGATTCAGCCCTTGAGGACCTTGAGGGGTCGCTGAAGATGCTGGAGGAGAAGTTTCTTCATGACAGACCCTTCATCGCCGGAGAGCACATCTCCCTCGCAGACTTGGTGGCCATCGTGGACATCATGCAG CCCGTGGGGGCGGGTGTGGACGTGTTTGCCAAGAGGCCAAAGCTGGTGGCCTGGCGGGATAGAGTCCAGGTGGCAGTCGGGAAGGAACTCTTCGACGAGGCCCACCAGGACATCCTGTCCGTCGTCAAAGTGGTGGAATCCCTGGACTCCAGCAAGCTGCAGGGCTTCAAACCACGCATTATGAAGCTTTTGCTGTGA
- the LOC133142259 gene encoding LOW QUALITY PROTEIN: glutathione S-transferase theta-3-like (The sequence of the model RefSeq protein was modified relative to this genomic sequence to represent the inferred CDS: inserted 1 base in 1 codon) — protein sequence MTLEIYLDLFSPTCRPVFIFAKKNNIPFEFKNISLGEGGQHAEEFGKINIMRQVPAIRDGDFTLAESVAILLYMAEKFRTPDHWYPADLQTRAQVNEYLFWHHTQLRMHTSKVFWFKLMIPKALGKEVPKEKMDSALEDLEGSLKMLEEKFLQDRPFIAGEHISLADLVAIVDIMQPVGAGVDVFAKRPKLVAWRDRVQVAVGKELFDEAHQDILSVVKVVESLDXQGFKPRIMKLLL from the exons ATGACACTTGAAATTTACCTCGATCTATTTTCACCAACCTGTCGTCCGGTGTTCATCTTTGCGAAGAAAAACAACATCCCATTCGAATTCAAAAACATCTCGCTTGGTGAAG GGGGGCAACATGCTGAGGAGTTTGGGAAGATTAACATTATGCGCCAAGTGCCGGCCATCCGCGATGGGGACTTCACTCTGGCCGAGAG tgtggcCATCCTCCTCTACATGGCAGAAAAGTTCCGCACCCCGGATCACTGGTACCCCGCTGATCTGCAGACCCGTGCCCAGGTTAACGAGTATCTGTTCTGGCACCACACACAACTGCGAATGCACACCTCGAAGGTCTTCTGGTTCAAG CTTATGATCCCGAAGGCCCTGGGGAAGGAGGTGCCTAAGGAGAAGATGGATTCAGCCCTTGAGGACCTTGAGGGGTCGCTGAAGATGCTGGAGGAGAAGTTTCTTCAGGACAGACCCTTCATCGCCGGAGAGCACATCTCCCTCGCAGACTTGGTGGCCATCGTGGACATCATGCAG CCCGTGGGGGCGGGTGTGGACGTGTTTGCCAAGAGGCCAAAGCTGGTGGCCTGGCGGGATAGAGTCCAGGTGGCAGTCGGGAAGGAACTCTTCGACGAGGCCCACCAGGACATCCTGTCCGTCGTCAAAGTGGTGGAATCCCTGG TGCAGGGCTTCAAACCACGCATTATGAAGCTTTTGCTGTGA
- the LOC133142032 gene encoding glutathione S-transferase theta-3-like encodes MALELYLDLFSQPCRSVFIFAKKNNIPFEFKKISLFEGGQHAEEFGKINMMRKVPAIRDGDFTLAESVAILLYMAEKFRTPDHWYPADLQTRARVNEYLSWQHTALRMHGSKVFWFKLLIPKALGKEVPKEKMDSALEDLEGSLKMLEEKFLQDRPFIAGEHISLADLVAIVDIMQPVGAGVDVFAERPKLVAWRDRVQAVVGKELFDEAHQSILSAVKVMESLDSSKLQGFKPRIMKLLL; translated from the exons ATGGCACTTGAACTTTACCTCGATCTATTTTCACAACCCTGTCGTTCGGTGTTCATCTTTGCGAAGAAAAACAACATCCCATTCGAATTCAAAAAAATCTCGCTTTTTGAAG GGGGGCAACATGCTGAGGAGTTTGGGAAGATTAACATGATGCGCAAAGTGCCTGCCATCCGCGATGGGGACTTCACTCTGGCCGAGAG tgtggcCATCCTCCTCTACATGGCAGAAAAGTTCCGCACCCCGGATCACTGGTACCCCGCTGATCTGCAAACCCGCGCCCGGGTTAACGAGTATCTGTCTTGGCAACACACGGCACTGCGAATGCACGGCTCGAAGGTCTTCTGGTTCAAG CTTCTGATCCCGAAGGCCCTGGGGAAGGAGGTGCCCAAGGAGAAGATGGATTCAGCCCTTGAGGACCTTGAGGGGTCGCTGAAGATGCTGGAGGAGAAGTTTCTTCAGGACAGACCCTTCATCGCCGGAGAGCACATCTCCCTCGCAGACTTGGTGGCCATCGTGGACATCATGCAG CCCGTGGGGGcgggtgtggatgtgtttgcTGAGAGGCCAAAGCTGGTGGCCTGGCGGGATAGAGTCCAGGCGGTAGTCGGGAAGGAACTCTTCGACGAGGCCCACCAGAGCATCCTGTCCGCCGTCAAAGTGATGGAATCCCTGGACTCCAGCAAGCTGCAGGGCTTCAAACCACGCATTATGAAGCTTTTGCTGTGA
- the LOC133142219 gene encoding glutathione S-transferase theta-3-like yields MTLEIYLDLFSPTCRSVFIFAKKNNIPFEFKKITLFEGGQYAEEFGKINMMRKLPAIRDGDFTLAESVAILLYMAEKFRTPDHWYPRDLQTRAQVNEYLSWHHTQLRMHTSKVFWFKLLIPKTLGKEVPKEKMDSALEDLEGSLKMLEEKFLQDKPFIAGEHISLADLVGIVEIMQPVGAGVDVFAKRPKLVAWRDRVQVAVGKELFDEAHQDILSVVEVVESLDSSKLQGFKPRIMKLLL; encoded by the exons ATGACACTTGAAATTTACCTCGATCTATTTTCACCAACCTGTCGTTCGGTGTTCATCTTTGCGAAGAAAAACAACATCCCATTCGAATTCAAAAAAATCACGCTTTTTGAAG GGGGGCAATATGCTGAGGAGTTTGGGAAGATTAACATGATGCGCAAATTGCCTGCCATCCGCGATGGGGACTTCACTCTGGCCGAGAG tgtggcCATCCTCCTCTACATGGCAGAAAAGTTCCGCACCCCCGATCACTGGTACCCCCGCGATCTGCAGACCCGTGCACAGGTTAACGAGTATCTGTCTTGGCACCACACACAACTGCGAATGCACACCTCGAAGGTCTTCTGGTTCAAG CTTCTGATCCCGAAGACCCTGGGGAAGGAGGTGCCCAAGGAGAAGATGGATTCAGCCCTTGAGGACCTTGAGGGGTCGCTGAAGATGCTGGAGGAAAAGTTTCTTCAGGACAAACCCTTCATCGCCGGAGAGCACATCTCCCTCGCAGACTTGGTGGGCATCGTGGAGATCATGCAG CCCGTGGGGGCGGGTGTGGACGTGTTTGCCAAGAGGCCAAAGCTGGTGGCCTGGCGGGATAGAGTCCAGGTGGCAGTCGGGAAGGAACTCTTCGACGAGGCCCACCAGGACATCCTGTCCGTCGTCGAAGTGGTGGAATCCCTGGACTCCAGCAAGCTGCAGGGCTTCAAACCACGCATTATGAAGCTTTTGCTGTGA
- the LOC133141960 gene encoding glutathione S-transferase theta-3-like, whose translation MALELYLDLFSQPCRSVFIFAKKNNIPFEFKKISLFEGGQHAEEFGKINMMRKVPAIRDGDFTLAESVAILLYMAEKFRTPDHWYPADLQTRARVNEYLSWQHTALRMHGSKVFWFKLLIPKALGKEVPKEKMDSALEDLEGSLKMLEEKFLQDRPFIAGEHISLADLVAIVEIMQPVGAGVDVFAERPKLVAWRDRVQAVVGKELFDEAHQSILSAVKVMESLDSSKLQGFKPRIMKLLL comes from the exons ATGGCACTTGAACTTTACCTCGATCTATTTTCACAACCCTGTCGTTCGGTGTTCATCTTTGCGAAGAAAAACAACATCCCATTCGAATTCAAAAAAATCTCGCTTTTTGAAG GGGGGCAACATGCTGAGGAGTTTGGGAAGATTAACATGATGCGCAAAGTGCCTGCCATCCGCGATGGGGACTTCACTCTGGCCGAGAG tgtggcCATCCTCCTCTACATGGCAGAAAAGTTCCGCACCCCGGATCACTGGTACCCCGCTGATCTGCAAACCCGCGCCCGGGTTAACGAGTATCTGTCTTGGCAACACACGGCACTGCGAATGCACGGCTCGAAGGTCTTCTGGTTCAAG CTTCTGATCCCGAAGGCCCTGGGGAAGGAGGTGCCCAAAGAGAAGATGGATTCAGCCCTTGAGGACCTTGAGGGGTCGCTGAAGATGCTGGAGGAGAAGTTTCTTCAGGACAGACCCTTCATCGCCGGAGAGCACATCTCCCTCGCAGACTTGGTGGCCATCGTGGAGATCATGCAG CCCGTGGGGGcgggtgtggatgtgtttgcTGAGAGGCCAAAGCTGGTGGCCTGGCGGGATAGAGTCCAGGCGGTAGTCGGGAAGGAACTCTTCGACGAGGCCCACCAGAGCATCCTGTCCGCCGTCAAAGTGATGGAATCCCTGGACTCCAGCAAGCTGCAGGGCTTCAAACCACGCATTATGAAGCTTTTGCTGTGA